One Nymphaea colorata isolate Beijing-Zhang1983 chromosome 12, ASM883128v2, whole genome shotgun sequence genomic window, atatatatatatatatatatatatatatatataatcaggtATGACATTCTGTATCATAACATAGTCAGCATTGAAGGAATGAAGTAGACCGGTTACAAGGATTTGACCACAAAACTATCATGTTCATTCCCTAAACCAACAAGAATCATGAATATTTTGTATTTTCCAAATAGTGGTTTTGGAACCAACAAGTCAGCAGTTGAAGGATGATGCTCCACATCCCCCATAAAGTCCCAACATAAATGTTGAAAGGTTTATTCGCTCGAGTGAAATCAACAACCTCTTATGAAGTTCCTGTACTCGTGCAACATTGTTTTGTTCACCATAAACTTCTTTGTCGGCCTCTCAAACTTCCTTTGCATTCTCCATAAATAGAAAGCCCTTGAAAATCTGGGAGGTTCCACTAAGTTGAGTAACTATGGCATAAGCGTGTCATTGGCCGACTCTCATTGATCATAACTTGCCTCAATTTTCCCTGCAGGTTTCAGTACTTTACCAATTGCATAGCAAAGTTTCCCTTTCCTGCTCAAGAAAAGCTTGGAATCTTTGGCCCAACTAACATAGTCAGTGCCGGAAAATGGGTGGTGGCAATCTTCGTCCGATAATTATTTTCTTAGACAACAGCTTGTGTGTTGCTGGAGAGCTTGCTACCAATGGAGATGATGTATTTGTGCTTGCAGCCACGTGCATATTTGAGTTGATAGGCATGAACAAAGAGACAATGGACAAAAGATGAACCATGATCAAGAAGTATGCTAGAATGATTCTAGAgatgctctaataccatgttgaaaTCACACAATATAACATAGTTTTCTAGAATGATTCTAGAAATTTtctaataccatgttgaaaTTACACAATCTAACATAGCGACGAGTAATTAAGTGGTAGGGCAGGTTGCCTACAATGACATGAAGACATTCAAGaacttttcattaaaaaatgttctttaCACCATAGCTTATTCTGGTTATAACTTCTATAGAAAGACTGTTGCACATCATCTTGTGCATTGAACACCCCCATTTCTCTAGGAAAGCATATTTTCGCTTAATGCATGAAGAGATGCATGCACAGCAATAACTGTAGGTAGACCGGgtgtatgtataaatattttaGAAAGCAAGAAACCACAGCGATAGATATCCGTGATGGCAAATGAATCAACCGACTGTCAGTCATTGAGGCAACGTTTGTTACTTCTTAGGGGTTTCTAGTTCCTTAGATCTTGTCTTTTGAGATGACATTTAAAATCCTTTTTGATGGCTTGTTGAACAATGTTTTTACTTAGTTCTccctatttttctctctttctatttctccCATGCTATGCACGTGCCACGACCATAATAATCATGGCAGCCTCTCATGGTAAttatttctctcattctttgtCTACAGCAGCCATGGCGCTTTTCAGCAATggctatattttctctctcttccttttctcttgccTTTTCTGGTTTCCACATTTTCTGCAAAAAATAGGGCATTGAAGTCCTTCTTTCCAGCAAATAATGAAGGTTCTTCAGTGAAAAATAAAGGACATCAACGCtcttttttgggaaaaaatatGTGTTACATGATCATCTGATTCACATAGATGattcaaagaaaaattaagagaaaaatgtaataggtattttggtcatttagtattatttgacatttttttattattttctctaaTGGTCCATAAGATGGATGAGACAACCTCATAActcatatctatatatatatatatatatatatatatatatatatatatatatatatatatatatatatataagggggagagagagatgagaaggCGAATCAAAATAGCAATTAAATTGAACTACTTTCTTATATTTATTCCAGCTTTTTCAGGAGGCAAATTttagtcaaaaaaaaaaaaaacagagaaaagagaaactaaaaaaagtgaaaccaaCAAACATGTCTTAATACTTATTCCAGCTTTTCTAGAGGTAAGTTGTACTAAAAGAAAAccttaaaacaaaggaaattaAGTAGCCTCGTTTTAATCTAATATCAAACCCACCAGGTCTtccctctcacacacactcatatTGTTTATTTATAATCAAGTGAAAGCAGGCGGCCGTGCCGCCGGTTGTTCCTCCTGCCTTGCCGCCCCTGTCCCTCTGGTCCTGTCCAGTAGCAGGGCGGAGTGATCAGTTGCTGCTGGTGGTGGACTTGGCGTCTGAATCAGGTTCAGGCACAACCAACGCCGGTTTGACCTCGTCACCCTTGTTATCTTGCACATGCTCCTCTACCACCGGCGCCGTCATCTTGTACGTCCCCACCATCGTCTCCATCGCAACGTTCAGCACGTCGTTGACGGACGATAAGCTGCCATCGGGAATGTTGCCGCCCGATCCGCCGTAGCCGACCAGCATCTGTGTTGGCGCCCCCGCTGCCCTCCTCATCAGGCATGCCTGCTTGACGGCGGAGTCATGAGGCAGCCCACCACCAAGGGACCTCGCGACCTCCCTGTAGAGGCCGTTCTGGAGCATGATGTAGTCCCTCAACGCGCCGTAGTTACCGCCCAGTGCGTCCAGCAGTACCTGTATGTGGTGGGCCTGCGCGTCGGAGAGGGCGACCAAGGATTCAGCTTCCCTCATCTTCCTGTATAGATCGGCGTCCGCTTTCCTCTGGTTGGCGTACATCTCCGCGTCGGCGGCAAGTTTTTTTGCTTCGGCCTCCTTCTCCTCTGCATAGCGCTGGGCGTCGGCTTTCTTCTGCTGCTGGTAGTACCTGGAGTCGGCTTCCTGCGCCCTCGCCGCCGAATCCACCGCCGCCTGCGCCCTGGCACGCTCCCCTTTTACCATCGCCGCCTTAGACTCGAGCTCCACGTCCAGCTCTGCCTCCCGGATCGCCATGGCCTTCTCGGCCTCGAGCCTGGCCTTGTCGGCCCGGCCCTGGGACACGGCCCTGCGGGACTCGAGCAACCAGGCGGACTCAGCCACTGACGCGTCCATCTCGTTCTGGAGGATCTCCTTCTCCGACGCCATCTTCATCGCTGCCTTCGACGACTCGAATTTCATCCTCTCCTCGGCAATCTTCGTCTCACTGTCGAGTTTGGCAGCGTTCTGGAGCACCCGGGCCTCTCGGGCCTTGGACAGGATCCGGCCCTTCGTCTCCGTCTCGGCGACGTCGGAGGCGGCCTCCATCTGGATTTTCCGGCCGAGGTTGTAGAAGTAGTTGCAGCCCTCGATGTCCCTGAGTTGCTTCACGTTGGCGTTGTAGATGTGGAGCCCGAACTGGTTGAGCTCCAGCTGCACCTTCTCGAACACCTCCCTCTTGAACTCCTTGGTCCCCTTGAAAATCTCCTCCATGGTCATGGAAGCCGCCACCACCCTGGTCTCCCCCATCACGATGCCCAAAACCAAGTCTTCCAGGTGCTTGGCGAAGTTCTTGCTGGCCAGTGGCATGACCTTGGCGTACCTCAGCAGGCTCTCGTTGTCGTCCAGGCGAGGTCCGATGGTGAAGACGGCAGGCAGCAGGAAGCGGAGCTTCTCGGAGCTCATGGCCTGGACCTCCACGGAGTAGTTGACGGGAGAGGTCTTGACCCTGGAGCAGTGCTGGCCGGGCCATACCCACGCCTTCCTCGCCAACTTCACGTCCTTGATCCGGTAGCCGGTGATCACCAAAATCTCCGACGGCCTCGCCACCACGAACGCCATTTCAAGCgatctatatatgtgtgtgtgagctCTTGTGAGAATGCAACTGCGTCTGCGACAACCGACTGGTTTGGAAAGGAATATATAAGAGAAGAGTGTGGAGGAGAGCTTCATGGTTCAGGCAGTTGGCGACCATGAACATCGGAGCTTGAAGGAGAGCAGTTCAAACTGCTAGAAATGGGGAGAAAGACTCTATCGCCATTGAATTGATCCGCTTGACTTTCTCATGTGATCATTACAACTGGTTTTCCGGCTCAGGATTAGTGGCATTCAACTGTTTCTGtgttcttcttggattttatgcaattggatttgaaccCAGACATGAATTTGAACCTCATTAATGTtgaattttttatccaaatccTGATCACTAGAATATTTATGGGTAGGCGTCTTAGTCTCACATCAGacttggattcggattcagttgCACAAAGCTGCATACCAAATTCGAGTTTGAATagaatcagatttgaatttgtttATCAGATCTACCTAGCTGAACAGTCTTCAGATGGTAGTTTAGAACTGTTGCATATGCATCCATATTCTCTCTGCTGAATCCATTAATCCaaaacactctctctctctctctctctctcggtgtgtgcgtgtgtatgtgTGCGCACCTACTTACGACTACCACGCACCTACTTACGACTTCCCAGCTTATCCATGTGTCCTATAATTGTATTAAAaggtgttttaaacaaaatataaacttcttcctAGTGTGTTCATAAACATTAACTTTATATAAATCGTAcgtcaagttatttttgtaaaaaaattgttccTTTGAAATATCGAAATTTTGATGTTAgaagagccgttcatttttcAGTTGTTAAAAGAcaatattaaagtaaaaaagaaatgactaacttaatatatgtgtTTCGTTAAGGTCATATCTATGAAGTTATATTGCAGAAAATTACTTTCATAGTTAATTTTCGTGGGTCTGATTTTTATCTCTAACTGAAGCGGTCTAGCTTCTACCAACTTTCCTACATGTCTATGTTCCTTTACACAGATTATATGTGTTCAATAATGTCGATCGCTACTgtgtcacaattttttttttttcctctgcaATTTCTACTACGTAAGTGCAACGTGCATGCAGAAGTTCATGTATTATTGGTGAACATGTTTAACTTATATTGGTTTGTAATATTACGCTCTAAAAGTGACTGGTATGTGCCCTCCGTTACATATAAAATCTTATTTATACATCAAAAGATTAAGCATAACGATCACGTTTTTAAGTCAAAACTCTTAACACCTTTCCACTCTAGATATGCTTAAGAGCACCTAGTCTAAGTTTGTATGCTTAGAGAATCTAATCCAAGAACCTCAATGACTCTCCCCGGGCGATCAACAAACGTAAGCCTTTTGAGATTTTGGTGCTGTTGCTTTGTTTTTGTGTGCTTGTTTGGTCTTTGCTCTACGGTTTTCGATTTCCATTTATTCTTGTCTTGCAGATAGAGGAACCGTTCATTATGACATATTATAATCAGGGTTATGATCCACCAGCATGCTACGAAGAACAGGCAAACCTTTATGGGTTGCATCTGAAGACATGGAAATGGATGTTTTTATGTCAGCAATAGAAGCGCAAGCTCGTGGCATTGTTGATCTTGTAGCAGTTGACGGTAGTGAAGATTTTGTGTAAATCGGCAATTCAAATCATGGTTCATTCGGATCATGGTTCGAAGTTGAATTAATCATAAGGTTAAGGGTTGATCTAAACCAATCGATTCTATGTACGATCCAGCATGCAAACTATTAAACAACTTATTAGAAACACATGACAGCCGATGAGAAATGTCATGAAATCTCATGCTCTTGAGCGTACAGGAACATGTAGATCATGAACTGACACTCTTTAAGTGAATGAGATACGTTTCTTACACCacacatattttgtttcttaatgcTCTTAATAGCCTTGAAAATATATATCCTAATATGTGCTATGTCACTGTCAATTCCAGTGGCAGAACCAGACATATTGGTTGAACGACAAAAATAATTTGGGATCAACCATTATGTAAATTAGGTAATTTTATAGGACTGTATGGACAATTTcccacatgtggctctgccCCTGGTCGGCTCATACCATGAATTTCAGTTTCAATAAACATTTCCAAACTTTTATTATAGAAAACTCTTCTATGGTTTGATTCAAAAGTATAGGTCTTAAAATATTATATCTTTcttgaaaggagaaaaatctTTCTCAAAATGTCCTAGACTTCATAACAGGTTTTGAAAATCAAGGTGTAAATTAACTTATCAAAGATATCgaattttgttattatttgttaAATCATGGATTCTCCACCGTGTTTCATTTTTTGCTAATTTTACCCTACAAATGTTCTCATTATTGCATTCCTCACTGCCTAAGGTTTTCTACGGTTCTTTTGCAAGGTCTTCATTCAGAAAAATATGTTCTAGCAAGGGTTTATAGTACATAATCATAAAATTGCTTTTAGattcttcaaaatttaattcaaattagattttgagattttttttcaatttcttaggATGTTTTattcttggattttaaatttttaaaaatgttttcagaaaatttatttGAGAACTTTGTTATGTTGGCAATTCATCAAACGTGGTTGATGATAACCTGTTgttttaatggcaaaaatgaaCAGCAATTGTTCCTTTCAAAGATAATGAgtcgtttatttttttaagctaGATTTATATTGAACCTTAAGTTGGGTATGATGACAAGTTTGCaaataagagaagatatttgaaAAGGAGCCCAAATTTGTCTCTTATCCTAATTCGGAACAAGTGAGATTTTTATGACAACGTATAGCCCTTTTAATGAGTCAATCTAAGTTCAATGCTTCTTGAAAGGTGCAAAAAGTTAGGCGTATTAATTGAAATTACCACGTATGGTACAAATAAACTTTGGTTAAATAGTAATTAACAATCAGAACACAATCCAGACACAGAGGAGACTCTAGCAATTGGACGTTGGATCTTGGTCGAGATTTGAGAACCTGGATtagaaatccaaatttgaaatctttattttaaGTTGAGATCCATAATGGATTGCTGATCTAGTGCAGTGGAAGATTTGAATTCTGGATATGGAATATGTTCTTGGACTCGGCCAAGATAAAAAGTTGGAATTTGAGATTGAAATCTAGATCcgaagagaagatacaaagttGGGCTGATATGGAGGAGGTCAAAGCTCATGTCAAATAAAAGATAGACGAAGGGATCCAGATCTAGAATTGAGATTCAGTTTCAAAACAAAAGGTCAACCAGGGATCCAAATTGAAATTAGATTTTCAAGGATCCAAACAAAGGAAGTGATACTGGATCAAAGATCACAGATTGGATTTGGAAGATGAGTTCAGATCCATGATGCAAGGCACACTATGAATCCAGATTAAGCCATGAAGCTGGGTCAGGAGAGGTCCAGATCAAGGAGATGATACTGGATCCTAGATCAAAAGGTTTTGGATAAGCGATTTGGATGAAATGtttgatatttgaaaagaaGAGAATTGAATGTCGAATCTGGCTTGGTTCAGCTGACTAGGACCTAGTTTATAGCTAGGTCAGACACATGATAAGTGGGCTCAGACTAGGATCACATTTGGGAGAGGTAGACTTAACAGGTCAAGGCCGGTTCTTGGTCAGGTCTAGGCTAGTGTTCAGCAAGTGTATGGGAGCACATGATTCAGCATTAGACCTCACTAAATCGATGATGGGTCCTATGTGGCTTTGAAAACCTCTAGACTAGGTCCTTTAGTGCAAAGAATTAGGAGAAAGTTAGAATGAAATTCTAGTCCTAGGAGAAAGTTAGAATGGAATTCTAGTCCACCCTAAGTCTATTGTACAAATGATCATTTTCTCCCTAGTGAGGTTTCTAAGTTATAGATGATGACTGGTCAATCCAACTGGATCAAACTGTAGGCTTACATTAGATCAGGCTTGGTTAAATTTTTATCTGAAAACACTTCACAAATTGCtctaaaaatcagatttccCAAAAGAGCACAAGAGCTCACTTACCTCACTCACTTCATCCTATATTTGATGTTGGAgcttaattttaaaatcaacCAATTTGACTGAGCTCAGGCCATGATAGGTTCAGGTCTAGCACACCCAGATCTACCTATCTTTAGTTCAATTCAAATGCCACATATTCAGTTCAATTCAATTTCCATAGTGCTTTGAGCTCATTTGCCTTGCACACTTCATTCTATATTATTCTACGTGGAGCTCATTTTCCAATCTTTTAGCAAATTTCCATTGGGGGCTACTGATCTGAGTATCCTCAGGTCTACCCATAAAAATTCTAGTAAGAACTTGATTTTCCCAATTTGCACTCTAATTCCTCATGTTTATCTATGAAAACTAAACTAAGGCTGAAATACTCTAATTGTGAATGATTTAATTCGGACTTTAATTAAGCCCAAACGCCCACTAAGTCGAAGAGGGTGACACCTAGTGGAAAAAACAAGCTGATCCAAAACTAAAATCTGACGATCACAACTCATGGCCAAACTCAAAGGACTATGGTGAACCCTGACTTGAGCTTAGTCTGAACTGAAGTGTAAAATTGGTTTAGAAATTATAAGCAGTGGACCCCATATTAGTAATgcaaataaaaggaagaaagaaaagttacaCGCTCATTGGTTCGAAATTTTTTCTTGCCTCCACCACTGCCAGGTGATCATGGAGAACTCGGTCATTTGCTTCGAAGACAACATATCATgaggctgcacaatgagtcgagtcAGTCCAAACTCAGCTCATCAAAACTCAACTTGATATAAaagagttgagctcaagttcaaatgtatatttgaaatgttaaacgtGTAAGAACTCAGCTAGTTTAAACTCAGACTTAGCTCGACTATATAATGAATGTtgagaaaatagttaaatgAATAGTAAGTTAAtaaaacgagttaaaagaaacaatacATGCTTAATACAAACGAGTTAAACGAATCAAGTTCGATTCTTGATGTTATATCGTtgaatcaagctcgagcttgttctATCAAGTTCAAGCTTGAGGTTTTTCTAGTCGAGCAGGCCCAACTGGAGCTCGACTaagctcatgtgcagccctatgAATCACGATCCAATTTAAACATTGGTCCCCAAAAAAATCCCATGATAAGTGCCACAGATGAGCACAATTTTTTGCTTCTATCTAGCATGATGACTCACAAAGTCAATTAAACAGACGAGAAAGGGAGGCAAAGTTAAGTATATGCTCGTACACCCTTTTCTTTCCACAAGCGACAAAGTCAATTTACACCTGTTCGACACCAATCCGAAAATAGAGAGTTCGAAGCCCAGTTCTTCAGCAGAGGCCAACGCTGGAGAAACTTCTATATTGCCCTAACTAGCACCCCCATTGTGAGAGCGACCTGCACACGCAATACCCCTTGACAGGGTGACCTGTAActgcaatgccaaaatcatcAAACTCTACATGTGTTGGGAGTAGATGAAAAATAAATCTACTCCAATTTCAAT contains:
- the LOC116265259 gene encoding flotillin-like protein 6, encoding MAFVVARPSEILVITGYRIKDVKLARKAWVWPGQHCSRVKTSPVNYSVEVQAMSSEKLRFLLPAVFTIGPRLDDNESLLRYAKVMPLASKNFAKHLEDLVLGIVMGETRVVAASMTMEEIFKGTKEFKREVFEKVQLELNQFGLHIYNANVKQLRDIEGCNYFYNLGRKIQMEAASDVAETETKGRILSKAREARVLQNAAKLDSETKIAEERMKFESSKAAMKMASEKEILQNEMDASVAESAWLLESRRAVSQGRADKARLEAEKAMAIREAELDVELESKAAMVKGERARAQAAVDSAARAQEADSRYYQQQKKADAQRYAEEKEAEAKKLAADAEMYANQRKADADLYRKMREAESLVALSDAQAHHIQVLLDALGGNYGALRDYIMLQNGLYREVARSLGGGLPHDSAVKQACLMRRAAGAPTQMLVGYGGSGGNIPDGSLSSVNDVLNVAMETMVGTYKMTAPVVEEHVQDNKGDEVKPALVVPEPDSDAKSTTSSN